ttatacctgaccagcaacaggtttccactggtaagtgcacgggtctcacccctggggataggtacctggagggggtaggcagggaggccgcgttgatttttccgcacggtcccacaagcgaacgtggatctggcggcaagggacctgaacaagggaatgctggtataaaagttatccacgtacaagttgGTGtaggggcaagtggcagggggggggggggtcaggggttagggttagatggatagatggaagtttggaagtttggaataaaagtacatttttttttttttttttttcctaacttacttttcccttctttccctgcctaacggtgcctctccctcactgaccctaacctacctgggtggcgatgggtgcaggagggtgatggatggcgattagggggacacaggagctggtgctggacgatgctgcacggtcagggtgctggacaggaagaggaggggagagaggagcgcaggaagtttgaatctcgggcctctctcccctgcaccaatcagcaccctggacagcagtgttcagtaccagggccagcaccgcctcctcaaatcctcggactgcgattggtggtgtaaaattacgccaccgatcgcagtctttttccagttcatcgggtcacaggacacccgaatggaccggaaacgcagaaaaccgcaggtctgaattgacctgcggtgttctgcgatcgccgatacgggatgcgttgttacgggatgccggctgaatgatttcagccgaaatcccgttccgattaacccccgcggcgccggaattacatttttaagtcaggacgtaccggtacgtcctcggtccttaaggactcgggaaatagggcgtaccggtacgtcctatgtccttaaggggttaaagaactcTCCTGTAATTAGTTATATGTATGGAGAATAAGGGGTTGCTTATATACCGTTGCATATGGGTTATTTAAATGTTATGCTATTTAAATGGTTTAATGGTTATAAAACAGCTGCTGTGGCCGATAGAATCCAACTCGGTGTGTGTCTTATGTGGGTTAAGGTGAACATTGATGGGCTAGTGGGGAAGGTGTTCTTTGGTCCGTCAGCTGTGAACAAGGAGCTGTATTATTGCCAGTTTTAGGACCTCCAGAAGGATCGCTGTTCAGCTGCGCTCCTCAGTGCagagtaaggccgaatgcacacggccgttgttcacggtcgtgagcggtccgtggaaccgcggcctggattcctgctgagagcagtagcgcacggcgtcatgggttgctatgatgccgtgcgctccctgttgccgcagtacagtaatacactggtatagatcataccagtgtattactgtactgtggcggcagcagggagcgcacggcgtcatagcaacccatgacgccgtgcgctactgctctcagcaggaatccaggccgcggttccacggaccgctcacagccgtgaacaacggccgtgtgcattcggcctaaggcctagttcacacgatagAGTGTACGGgcctttttttgtgttccgtatacagaaccattcatttcaatggttccgcattaaaaacggaatgtgttccgtaagcattccgtttccgtatttccgttgaaagatagaacatgtccttttattgcccgcaaatcacgttccttggctctattcaagtcaatgggtccgcaaaaaaaaaaaataaaataagggaaCACGTACGGaagtgcatccgtatgtcttccgtatccgttccgttttttgcagaaccatatattgaaaatgttatgcccagcccaattttttcgatgcaattactgtatatgccatactgaaaaacggaacaaaaaacacaacagaacaatggatccgtgaaaaaaaacaaaaaaaaaaaaactcctcttaccatttttgtAAAGTAgttttacctgaggaggagtacgaaagttgcagtaatgcaaatacatAATATGTAGGCTTATACTTGCTCACATCTGCATTGAAGGctcaggctactttaacactacgTTCACactaatgcagacggaggctccgttcagaacggatcagtctgcattatattggcaaaaaatggctaagtgtgaaattagcccgagcggatccgtccagacttttacattgaaagtcaatgggggatggatccgtttgaagattgagccatattgtggcatcttcaaacggatccgtccccattgacttacattgtaaaagtctggacggatccgcacggccaggcggacacccgaacgctgcaagtagcgttcaggtgtccgcctgctgagcggagcggaggctgaacgctgccagactgatgcagtctgagcggatccgcatccattcagactgcatcagggctggacggaagcgttcgggtccgctcgtgagccccttcaaacggaactcacgagcggacagttgaacgctagtgtgaaactagcctcagtctgttgcagattctgtcaaaaaaaccgaaaaaaaaaaaaagcctatatGCAACAACTTTTTTTGCCTGGTAAAAAGACAGACAGGATCCCGAAATGgaaactgaacggatcccattatagtcagtggggtctgttccgcttcttccctgtcagttaggctacatgcacacgactgcggacccgcaaaacacacacagccTTTACTATAAttgcctattcttggccgcaaagtgcggacaagaaagggacatttattttttatatgtctatcacatatattagtttcaccttttaacctcttaaggaataaatgtcacatttagaccccaatttcaattttcatatatgtaggggcaaaggtttaaaagtaataacaggaagtattactttactgagagagtagtggatgcgtgCAATAGTTGAAAAATCAAGATACACTTACAACTGAGATTTATAGGGTATCATGCTATTATATCTGTCATTGAAAAGGAGTATCATCTATGGCAGTATTAAGTATGTACTTGCACTCACTGCATGAATATGTACTACTGATTTTGAATGaccaataaaaatgtatataaaaaaaaaaaaaaaaaaaaaaaactaacatttgtTATAGGAAAGAGTAGCTGTATCAACATGCATGAGTGAAGTCTGGtaattactattgatgaccttttctctgcataggtcatcagtatcagatcagcaaGGGTCCAACACCTGGATTCCCCACAGATTAGCGGGTGCTTTGTGatcgctgcggcctcttcctaggccatgcaacatcactgtacatcggtcacatggcctagttgcagctcagccccattgaagtgaatcgggTTGAGCTGCACCACCAAGCACTACCACTGTACTACGTATGGTGCTGTGATTGGAGACAAACCAGGAGCCAgctgcgctcaccagagctccggcgAGTGCAGCATCTCCCTgtaagggccgtttcacacgagcggatgccgtgcgtggcatccgctccgtgaaagagtgccaagacccgctgcagactgcagaggcacggagcagtaacatgactgataatgctccgtgcctctctgtgatctctttactacgaaatcacagtgacaactgtgatttcgtagtaaagagatcacagagaggcacagagcattaacagtcatgttactgctccgtgcctctgcagtcggtcttggcactctttcacggagcggatgccacgcacggcatccgctcgtgtgaaacggcccttacagctgatcggctgtggtgccgggacttggacccctgccgatctagtaatgataacttatcctcaggacagaccatcatcatcttttccaggataacccaaTTAAGAAATAGGGTACATGTGCATTCTCAGGAATGTAGGCAAGTCTCCCCCACAGCTGGCAGTCTGGTCAGCCCTAGTGGTGGTCAATTATGGGCCGCTCCTATGAACTAAGTCAGTTACGTGATCAGCTCAAGTGCATCATGACTATGAAAGGTGGCAAGGGGCCCATGACTATACCGCTTCTCAGTCCACCACTGTGCTGCACTCAGAAGAGATTAAAAAGGAGTCAATACAGATTAGAGATTATTGGAAAAATGTCTGTTCCCGTGTAGAACTCGCTAACACGTCAGCATGTTATTGAAATTTAAGTCTAGCCAGGGGCAGAACAACTTAATAAATTCATAAAAAGGTGAGGCCCGACATTGCAGACTCGCCCAGATTTGGAATAAGGTAAAACAAGCTCCACTAGATTTCAAGAGACATTTTTCAACTCGTCTATTTTTTTTTGAGAATGGCGTCTACTGATGTGACAGAAAGTCTCATCTGCTCCATCTGTCTGATTATCTGTGAGGATCCTATAAAGCTGAGATGTGGACACAACTTCTGCAGGGAATGTATTCAGTACCTGCTGGATAACCTGGAGGGATCTGGAGATTTTACCTGTCCGGAGTGCAGAGCCGAGTGTCGAGAACATCCTGTTCTCCCAAGGAAACAGCTTTTGAGTGAAGATAATGGGATCTTCTGTACCGAATGCACATTTTCTCCTCTACCTGCTGTGATATCTTGTTTGTACTGTGGAGCTTCTCTATGTGATAATCACTTGCGAGTCCACAGCAAGTCAGAGGAGCACGTTCTCACTAAACTGAATTTGACATGTTCCACTCACAAGAAAGCCTCCACGTATTACTGTTCTGAAGATGCAGCTTGTATCTGCGTCACATGCTTGCTTTCTGAAGAACATCAAggacaccaggtggagccacTGACTGACACCTCAGATGATAAGAAAGAAAAACTATTATATGTTCTTGAGACACTGGTCAAAAACAAAAAGGCTGCAGAGGAAAAAGTTGAAGACCTACAAAACTATCTAAGAGAAGCCCAAGAACATGCATGTGGAGTGACCGAGAAAGTTGTGGCACTGTTTAGAGACACTAGAAGAGAGCTGGATGCCCTAGAACATAAAATCCTCAATTACATCTCCAACCAGGTGGAGGAGGCCAGAGCTTCAGTCTGCGATCGACTCCACGAGCTGGAAATACAGATAACTGAACTGTCCAGAGAAATAAGGGACATGGAGGAGCTATGCACCAGGACAGAGCCTTTGCCGGTCTTACAAAGATGGGAGTCTCTCAGGCATGACATTGGGGATGCCCCCAATCAGGCTCGGAGTGATGTGGATGTAGGCCTGATCTCAGCAACTCTACACACAGCCCTTTCAGATATTGTGACCAGGGCGAAAAGGGGTTTCTATGTCCAGCAGACACCAGACATTGTGCTGAACTTGAACACCGCTTCTAATGATATACTTATTACTACTGACCTTAAAAGTGCATCTGGGTCACAGTTTAAGCCGAATTGCCCAAAATTACCAGAGAGATTTCAGTATAACCAAGTTTTAAGCACCAGGAGTTTCCCTTCTGGTAGACATTTCTTAGAAGTGGAGACTTGTCACACTGGGAATTGGAGGCTAGGAATGTCCTACCCCAGCATTGCCAGGAAAGGCTACCACTCGCTCATCGGTCATAGTAACAAGTCGTGGGGTTTGTGCAGATATCTGAACCAGTATTTTGTACTACACGACAGGAAGTTCATTCCTGTTCCCCACAAGCCATCTTCTCAGAGGTTGGGGATATTCCTGGATTACGAGGCTGGCTACTTGGGATTTTATGAGTTGTGTGATCCCATAAGGCACCTGCATACCTACAGCACCAAGTTCATTGAAGCTCTTTATTTTATACTTGGTGTGTACACGGGATGGGTAAGAATTAGAAACTAGTTCTAACAATCTGGGGACCAATTCTGGTTGGTTCCATTGTGGAGATTTATGTTTAAAGAgggttttcaagtttggcgtacaaggttcgggttatccaaGTATACCATTATGAATTCCACTGCCACGGACCACAAGTTATGGTCCGTAGTAGCGGAATCCAtcatggaattcttagataacccaaacctggtACGCCAAACATCGAAAAACACACATCCGTTCCACACTAGTCTCCACCTAAATGTACTTGTAGAAACTAGTTTAGAAGGAATGTCTCAATGGCAACCCCTCTACAGATGTGCCATATCCCTCTACTCCATTGGTACCCACCGGTCTTTACTGACTAGCACTGCAGCGACTACATACACGTGATGCTGTAGACTgactggctgacatatagggccCGTCGTCACTAAATAGAGACCAAATGGGACACTGGGGACTGAACAGGCAAGTTGCATATTTTCCActtatttcataattttttttgatcTTCAGTATTTTATTTCTGAattccagacaacccctttaatctctgtCATATGCTAAATCATTCATTCAGTGGCCTAGCTATAAGGTGCAGATGTGACATCACACCCAAAGCCTGGTATCCTTCCACTGTACAAAAAGCACAGTAGTGCTATAGTCCTATAGCATGTGATGGTTCAGAAATATAACTGTCTAGATATACAGTCATTGGAGCATAGCTAGTCAGATTTGCCAGtctggaccctgggaaacccagctttgccagaaagaGGTCATGGAAACAACTTGTatttaaaacttaaaggggttgtccaggataataagaacatggacgCTTTCTTCTAGAACAGCGTGTACCTATCCACAGGTTGCTGTGtggtgttgcagctcagcccctttcacttcagaGTCAAGCCGTTTTACCACataacaattttacagccctttatCCATAATACATACGACACACTTAGAAAGTCATGACACTGCTAGGATAACGGAACATGGATGTATATTATGGGAAGGTATTGGGGTAAATAGGCAAAGTAAAATGATCTTTGTCCTCTCTGCCTGTagaaaccactagagggagctcaggagcttactgtatactgtggatctgtcagcagttttgtacctatgacactggctgatcgtGTTGGTTCCATGTCCATATATgcccatttttctcagcaatgtgaggttttaaaatatgcaaatgagcctctaagagcaacaggggcgttgccattacacctagaggctctgttgctatctctgcaactgcagcgccCTCTTTACTTTGATAGGGCCATTaatgatgacgttttcactgcctggccctgtcaaaatgGAGAGGGCGTAGtagttaggcctattgcacacgaccgtatggctttttcagtgttttgcggtccgtttttcatggatccgttgttccgttttttgtttccgtttctgttccgtttttccgttccgtttttccgtatggcatatacagtatacagtaattacatagataaaattgggctgggcataacattttcaatagatggttcagggaaaaacggaacggaaacggaagacatacggatgcatttccgtatgtgttccgttttttttgcggatccattgacttgaatggagccacggactgtgatttgcgggcaataataggacatgttctatgttaaaacggaacggaaaaacggaaatacggaaacggaatgcatacggagtacattccgttttttttgcggaaccattgaaatgaatggttccgtatacggaacgcaaaaaacggccagtaaacgggaaaaaaaaacggccgtgtgcaataggccttagaggCTCTTctgtctctaggtgtaacggcaacgctcCAGTTGCTCctgaaggctcatttgcatatattaaccccttctatccaGGGTCAGTTTTCTCCCTTCTGCCcaggcaatttttttgcaaatgtgaagtgtcactttatgtggtaataactttgagactgttttcttgtgacacctTGTACTTCATGATTGGTcttaatttgagtcaatatattttacctttagtacaaaaaaaaataaaaaataaataaaaaataaaaaaaatagaataattagcaattttctaaatttatatTGCTCAGCTTTTAAAAATACCTCATAACGTATTTatcacttaacattccccatatgtctacgctatgttggcatcattttgtaaatgtcttttttttaggacgttagaaggcttaggctactttgacacttgcggcagagtgacccGGCAAGCAGTttcgtcgccagaactgcctgccggatcaggcaatctgcacgcaaccggacagcatttgtagactgatccggtctcacaaatgcattgcaagaacagatccatctctcagtttgtcatacggacaaactgatccattcCTATTTTTTGTTCACAgttttaccagtctgcgcatgcacagacctaaaggacggatccggcattgcgatatttttaatgccggatactgcactaatacatttcaatgtaaattaacgcatggggatgaaactgatgaGTTATTTTCCggaattgagcccctaggacagaactccatGCTGGAtaagaaaaaacgctagtgtgaaagtacccttagaattttagaagtaatTCTTAAAATTTAATTTCCAAAACagactttaaggaccagttcaggtctgaagtcaccttGTGGGACTTGCATAGTGGAAacctccataaatgaccccattgtagaaactacaccccttaagttactcaaaactgattttactaactttgttaaccctttaggtgttccacaagaattaaaggaaaatggaaatgacatttctaaatttcacttttttggcagaagaaaaggagcgccatatggtttttggaaggcagattttgctggactggtcttTAGattccatgtcccatttgaagccccccagatgcaTCCTTACAGtcgaaactcccaaaaagtgaccccattttggaaactaggggataaaggtgccagttttattggtactattttggggtacatatgatttttaattgctctttattacgttttttgtaaggcaaggtaacaaaaaacattcatctgacaagatAGATCATGcgctatatttatagagcaggttgttacgaacacaATGATAAATATGTCTTTGTttgagttttacataataaagaataaaaaaaaaaaaaacgtttgtgtctccattttctaaacgCCATATTTGTTAAATTTCTGCCgatagtcttgtgcaggggctcgttttttgcaggaagagttgatgtttttattggtatcactcattttttttgatcactcattattacactttatgggagcaaggcaacaaaaaaaaaaaaattggttgttttggcacagtttttattttatttatttatttttacagcggtcactacagcggtcacctgaggggttaggtcatgtgacatttgcaTAGAACAGATCATTACGgaagtggcaatacctaatatgtatactttttcttatttaggttttacaccaggcatgctcaacctacgaccctccagctgttgcaaaactacaactcccatcatttccacacatcctacagaagggcatagtgggagctgtagttttacaacagctggagggccacaggttgagcatccctgttttacacaatagcatttttaaaacaaaaaataattatgttttagtatctccatagcttttttattttttgaccgattgtcttaggtagagtctcctttttttcgggatgaggtgacggtttgattggtactatttttttttgggggggggggggggcatacgtctttttaaccacctcccgtctcgcTAACGCCAAAAGGCGCGattgctgcggcgctgccaggtcacactaacgccaatcggcgtcatctacagcctgccagcgcgcgattgttcgctggcaggctgtagatgcgatttttttttaacccctaaacggtatattagacgctgttttgataacagcgtctaatatacctgatacctggtcctctgatggtcccttttgcttggatcgaccaccagaggacacaggcagctctgtaataagtagcaccaaacaccactacactacaccccccgtcacttattaacccctgatcaccccatattagactccctgatcacccccctgtaaggctccattcagacatccgtatgcgttttgcggatccgatccatggatccgcaaaacacatacggacctctgaatggagccttacaggggggtgatcaatgacaggggggtgatcaccccatagagactccctgatcacccccctgtcattgctcacccccctgtaaggctccattcagatattttttggggcaca
The sequence above is a segment of the Bufo gargarizans isolate SCDJY-AF-19 chromosome 6, ASM1485885v1, whole genome shotgun sequence genome. Coding sequences within it:
- the LOC122941227 gene encoding E3 ubiquitin-protein ligase TRIM39-like produces the protein MASTDVTESLICSICLIICEDPIKLRCGHNFCRECIQYLLDNLEGSGDFTCPECRAECREHPVLPRKQLLSEDNGIFCTECTFSPLPAVISCLYCGASLCDNHLRVHSKSEEHVLTKLNLTCSTHKKASTYYCSEDAACICVTCLLSEEHQGHQVEPLTDTSDDKKEKLLYVLETLVKNKKAAEEKVEDLQNYLREAQEHACGVTEKVVALFRDTRRELDALEHKILNYISNQVEEARASVCDRLHELEIQITELSREIRDMEELCTRTEPLPVLQRWESLRHDIGDAPNQARSDVDVGLISATLHTALSDIVTRAKRGFYVQQTPDIVLNLNTASNDILITTDLKSASGSQFKPNCPKLPERFQYNQVLSTRSFPSGRHFLEVETCHTGNWRLGMSYPSIARKGYHSLIGHSNKSWGLCRYLNQYFVLHDRKFIPVPHKPSSQRLGIFLDYEAGYLGFYELCDPIRHLHTYSTKFIEALYFILGVYTGWVRIRN